A single Streptococcus thermophilus DNA region contains:
- a CDS encoding CvpA family protein — protein MIGLLVLALMAWNFYIGYRRGLFMQAYYVVSVIIAMCVAAYFYKSLGEAINLWVPYTNPTKDASVAFFTDQNIFSLDRVYYAGVAYFAIYCVAYYGLRFLGIFFHFVRIERLDQTRFKVIGGVFASLVSLVPLTMLGNILATVPINNIQTVLSSSWFLRLLINWNFPVSQIIQHLWTSVI, from the coding sequence ATGATTGGACTTCTTGTCTTAGCCCTCATGGCTTGGAATTTCTATATTGGCTACCGAAGAGGTCTCTTTATGCAAGCCTATTACGTGGTTTCAGTCATTATCGCCATGTGCGTCGCGGCCTACTTTTATAAGTCTCTGGGAGAGGCTATCAATCTTTGGGTACCTTATACTAATCCAACCAAAGATGCCAGTGTAGCTTTTTTTACAGACCAGAATATCTTCTCACTTGACCGTGTCTATTATGCGGGCGTCGCCTACTTCGCCATTTATTGTGTGGCCTATTATGGTTTGCGTTTTCTTGGGATTTTCTTCCATTTTGTGAGAATTGAGCGCCTTGATCAGACACGGTTCAAAGTGATAGGCGGTGTTTTTGCTTCCTTGGTAAGTCTGGTACCTTTGACGATGTTGGGGAATATCCTTGCGACCGTTCCCATAAACAATATTCAAACGGTCTTGTCATCTAGCTGGTTTTTGCGTCTTTTAATTAATTGGAATTTTCCAGTTAGCCAGATTATCCAACACTTGTGGACAAGTGTGATATAG